Proteins encoded by one window of Pirellulales bacterium:
- the glsA gene encoding glutaminase A, whose amino-acid sequence MTDHSPANPQQFPYVSTGHLPGAEQVSRLVAEAYQKFLPNTDGENSQVYPALARVPRELLGICVVGANGSVHTAGDADYEFTIMSVSKPFIFALICQQLGSKLVRERIGVNATGLAFNSLGAIEQGPGGRTNPMVNSGAIATTSLTPGTTLVDKWRFIHEGLSRFAGRNLSLNEEVYQSATETNFRNQSIARLLQSYGRVYMDPAEATELYTKQCSLNVSARDLAVMGATLADGGVNPLTRERIIDPAVCHYTLAVMTTAGLYETSGDWLYNIGLPGKSGIGGGIVTVSPGKGGLGTFAPPLDQAGNSVKGQLVAEYLSRHLGMDLFASQPVA is encoded by the coding sequence ATGACGGATCATTCCCCCGCCAATCCCCAGCAATTTCCCTATGTCTCCACCGGGCACCTTCCCGGCGCGGAGCAGGTCTCCCGCTTGGTTGCCGAGGCTTATCAAAAGTTCTTGCCCAATACCGATGGGGAAAACTCGCAGGTTTATCCGGCCTTGGCCCGGGTGCCGCGCGAGTTATTGGGAATATGTGTGGTGGGGGCCAATGGGAGCGTCCATACCGCCGGGGACGCTGATTATGAATTTACCATCATGAGCGTGTCCAAGCCGTTCATTTTTGCCCTCATCTGCCAGCAACTGGGAAGCAAACTGGTCCGAGAAAGAATCGGCGTAAACGCCACGGGTTTGGCGTTTAATTCCTTGGGCGCGATTGAGCAAGGTCCCGGCGGCCGTACAAATCCCATGGTCAATTCCGGGGCCATCGCCACCACCAGCCTGACCCCCGGGACCACGCTAGTCGATAAATGGCGTTTTATTCACGAGGGCCTCTCGCGGTTTGCCGGACGAAATCTTTCGCTCAACGAGGAAGTGTACCAATCCGCCACAGAGACGAACTTTCGCAATCAAAGCATCGCCCGTCTGCTACAAAGCTATGGCCGGGTCTACATGGATCCCGCCGAGGCGACCGAACTGTATACCAAGCAATGCTCATTAAATGTCAGCGCCCGAGATCTGGCCGTCATGGGGGCCACGCTGGCCGATGGCGGCGTCAATCCCCTGACACGGGAACGCATTATCGATCCAGCCGTTTGCCATTACACCCTGGCGGTCATGACCACGGCCGGACTATACGAAACATCCGGCGATTGGCTGTACAATATCGGATTACCCGGCAAAAGCGGCATAGGTGGCGGAATTGTCACGGTATCACCGGGAAAAGGGGGGCTGGGAACCTTTGCCCCCCCACTCGATCAGGCGGGAAATAGCGTCAAAGGTCAATTGGTGGCGGAATATTTATCGCGGCATTTGGGGATGGACCTCTTTGCGTCGCAACCTGTCGCCTAA
- a CDS encoding MFS transporter — MPPTHPLTPPENSPAPPPPDRLSPVVWLLGWVSLLTDTATEMIVPLLPHFFEAVLLTGKQGLGLIEGVAETVAALTRLPSGWLADRYGLRRPLMLLGYGLSGLIRPLMAFVTAPWQALAIRFFDRLGKGLRGAPRDALIAAVTPANLRGRAFGFHRGMDNLGAAIGPLIAFVLLWLLPAELAGWSAYRWVFLLTMIQGIIVVSLLAVRLPAESPPPRDAKLGTSDTDASFDTNSTALPQQPASTRFGWRVWAVLGATLVFQLGKPSDFMLLSRLDELQLPIASLPLVWCAWNILKSWLNLQGGRWADHWTAGGVLAVGWVVHIVIYASFGWITTAWQGLLLFAGYALYYGLAEPAEKLLLVQLVGPERRGTALGWHSLIQGVTALPTNLAFGLLWQRYSSQPYLPFGGAAIISLLGLVILLGVLRWQKTEIEMPE; from the coding sequence ATGCCCCCTACCCACCCTTTAACTCCCCCCGAAAATTCCCCCGCGCCACCTCCCCCGGATCGCCTCTCCCCCGTGGTTTGGCTTTTGGGCTGGGTGAGTCTGTTGACGGACACTGCGACCGAGATGATCGTCCCGCTTTTGCCGCATTTCTTTGAAGCGGTGCTATTGACCGGCAAGCAGGGGTTGGGCCTGATCGAGGGTGTGGCGGAAACAGTCGCCGCCTTGACTCGCCTTCCCAGCGGCTGGTTGGCGGACCGGTATGGCCTGCGGCGGCCGCTTATGCTTTTGGGATATGGCCTATCGGGACTGATTCGGCCCTTGATGGCGTTTGTCACGGCGCCTTGGCAGGCGCTGGCGATACGCTTTTTTGATCGGCTGGGAAAGGGTTTGCGCGGTGCTCCGCGCGACGCGCTCATTGCCGCGGTTACCCCCGCGAACTTGCGCGGTAGGGCATTTGGTTTTCATCGCGGGATGGACAACCTGGGTGCGGCCATCGGACCCCTTATTGCTTTCGTCCTGCTGTGGCTGCTCCCCGCGGAACTAGCCGGCTGGTCGGCCTATCGCTGGGTCTTTTTGCTGACGATGATTCAGGGGATCATCGTGGTAAGCCTGCTGGCGGTGCGCTTACCGGCGGAATCGCCTCCACCTCGTGACGCCAAACTTGGCACCAGTGATACGGACGCATCCTTTGATACGAACTCCACCGCCTTGCCGCAACAGCCCGCGTCAACCCGCTTTGGCTGGCGGGTCTGGGCAGTCTTGGGGGCTACCCTAGTTTTTCAACTGGGAAAGCCTTCGGACTTTATGCTACTTAGCCGCTTAGATGAATTACAGCTTCCCATTGCCAGCCTGCCCCTGGTTTGGTGCGCATGGAATATCCTCAAGAGTTGGCTCAACCTGCAAGGAGGGAGATGGGCCGATCACTGGACGGCGGGAGGAGTGCTGGCCGTCGGCTGGGTGGTGCATATTGTCATCTATGCCAGCTTTGGCTGGATTACCACGGCCTGGCAAGGCTTGCTGCTGTTTGCCGGATATGCATTGTACTATGGGTTGGCCGAGCCTGCGGAAAAACTGCTGCTCGTCCAACTTGTCGGTCCCGAGCGTCGGGGGACAGCGCTGGGCTGGCATTCCCTCATCCAGGGGGTGACAGCCCTCCCCACGAATCTGGCCTTTGGGTTGCTTTGGCAACGTTATTCCAGCCAACCATATCTGCCGTTTGGCGGCGCGGCAATAATCAGTCTCCTGGGACTGGTCATACTATTGGGCGTGCTGAGGTGGCAAAAAACGGAGATAGAAATGCCTGAGTAG
- a CDS encoding PHB depolymerase family esterase: MSWLSVGLHQRTIHVDGRVRHYLVYVPATAALTRPVPVHLTLHGSNSNGQVQLEFTGLNDHADQHGYVVVYPFGTGARARLLFWNAGICCGDAWEAGVDDVGFISNLLTDLEQLIPLDHERIYISGMSNGAMMAYRLANELSLRIAAIAAVAGPMAIRQVAPQLPVSVIHIHGDQDEFTPFLGGNGPRSVTRTQHLSVPETISAWVVANGCPALPAKTTLRPIVDDGTVVELAEYGPGRDGAEVHLYTILGGGHTWPNRPPRPYYLGKSSANLIANDVIWQFFQRHRRNI, encoded by the coding sequence ATGTCATGGCTATCGGTGGGCTTGCACCAACGGACAATTCACGTGGATGGTCGCGTACGGCACTATTTGGTGTATGTGCCGGCGACGGCGGCGTTGACCCGCCCCGTCCCGGTGCATTTGACGTTGCATGGCAGTAATAGCAATGGCCAAGTCCAACTCGAATTCACCGGACTAAACGACCACGCCGATCAGCATGGTTACGTGGTGGTTTATCCTTTTGGTACGGGTGCCCGCGCGCGGTTGTTATTTTGGAATGCGGGAATATGCTGCGGCGACGCGTGGGAAGCTGGCGTGGATGATGTGGGTTTTATTAGTAATTTGTTAACGGACCTGGAGCAATTAATTCCGCTCGATCACGAACGTATTTATATCAGTGGCATGTCCAACGGGGCGATGATGGCCTACCGGCTGGCAAATGAGCTGTCCTTGCGGATTGCCGCCATCGCGGCGGTGGCCGGGCCGATGGCCATTCGGCAGGTTGCCCCGCAACTGCCTGTTTCTGTCATCCATATCCATGGCGACCAGGACGAGTTTACCCCGTTTTTAGGAGGGAATGGCCCGCGCAGCGTAACCCGGACCCAGCATCTCTCCGTCCCGGAAACAATTTCCGCGTGGGTAGTGGCAAATGGCTGCCCTGCCCTGCCAGCCAAGACCACCTTGCGGCCGATTGTGGATGATGGCACTGTTGTAGAACTGGCCGAATACGGTCCTGGTCGGGACGGGGCGGAAGTTCACCTGTACACAATCCTGGGGGGCGGGCATACTTGGCCAAATCGCCCTCCCCGCCCCTATTATTTGGGCAAATCATCCGCAAACTTAATAGCCAATGACGTGATTTGGCAGTTTTTTCAGCGTCATCGGCGAAACATATAG
- a CDS encoding MFS transporter, with product MATAATTPDSTVPSEQADSWIPMIVIAMGQMLMSFNVAALPVSMGGMVASFDTPPTTVGSAIVMYSLGVSGFIMLGGKLGQRFGSKLFFQGAVGLFLAAMILMVVSPTAEVMLVAQGLAGLAGAALVPTLVVLIANHYRGKQQAQAVGWLGSARAIAGVLAFVIVGFLASISWRLAFALLIAHAGAIMYLSFKLKPSAENPAVKIDIVGVILSAVGIILITFGFNNLRNWGLLVASSAAPFDLAGVSPAPLMILAGMLILGGFLYWTHQGMLTGGTPLLSLEVIDAPREWAAAICLFVIVGTEAAINFSVPLYIQIVQGNSSMATSVAMMPFMLTVFFTAILVVRLYGKFTPRTIALAAFALVAVGTLWLAFVASNDWSVFPVILGLVTVGIGQGALVTLLFNVLVTSAPHELAADVGSLRGVTQNLAAAVGTALMGTLLVGVLQILIDRELLDNPVISSEFKVASQFDLNSVNFIHNDQLQERLADTKATPAKVEEAVRINTNSRLRALKIGFVMLSMLSLVAMIPCAWLPDYRPGEIPAGPDPSDAISESRAT from the coding sequence ATGGCCACCGCCGCTACTACCCCCGATTCCACCGTCCCGTCCGAGCAAGCCGATTCCTGGATTCCCATGATCGTCATTGCCATGGGGCAGATGCTCATGTCGTTCAATGTGGCGGCGCTCCCCGTTTCGATGGGGGGCATGGTCGCTAGCTTTGATACTCCCCCCACCACGGTCGGATCCGCCATCGTCATGTATTCGCTGGGCGTGTCCGGCTTTATCATGCTAGGGGGAAAACTGGGCCAGCGATTTGGTTCAAAGTTGTTTTTCCAGGGGGCGGTGGGGTTGTTTTTGGCCGCGATGATTCTGATGGTGGTCAGTCCCACCGCCGAGGTCATGCTGGTCGCGCAGGGCTTGGCCGGTCTGGCCGGAGCGGCGCTTGTCCCCACCCTGGTCGTGCTGATCGCCAATCATTACCGCGGCAAACAACAGGCCCAAGCGGTGGGGTGGTTGGGATCGGCCCGGGCGATCGCGGGGGTATTGGCTTTTGTGATCGTGGGTTTTTTGGCGTCAATTAGTTGGCGGCTGGCGTTTGCGCTATTGATCGCGCATGCCGGGGCGATCATGTACCTTAGTTTTAAGTTAAAACCCTCCGCCGAAAATCCCGCGGTCAAGATCGACATTGTGGGGGTCATCCTCTCGGCGGTGGGGATTATCCTGATCACATTCGGGTTTAATAATTTACGTAATTGGGGATTGCTGGTGGCCTCCTCCGCCGCTCCCTTTGATTTGGCCGGGGTCTCACCAGCGCCGCTAATGATTCTCGCGGGAATGTTAATCCTGGGCGGGTTCTTGTACTGGACCCACCAGGGGATGTTAACCGGCGGGACGCCCCTGTTATCGCTGGAGGTGATTGACGCCCCGCGGGAATGGGCGGCGGCGATCTGTTTATTTGTAATCGTAGGGACGGAGGCGGCGATCAATTTTTCCGTACCGTTGTACATTCAGATCGTGCAGGGGAACTCTAGCATGGCGACCTCTGTCGCCATGATGCCATTCATGTTGACGGTGTTTTTCACCGCGATTTTAGTGGTGCGGCTCTACGGCAAATTTACGCCCCGGACCATCGCGCTGGCCGCGTTTGCACTGGTGGCGGTGGGAACGTTGTGGCTGGCATTTGTCGCCAGTAACGACTGGAGCGTGTTTCCCGTGATCCTGGGGCTGGTTACCGTGGGCATTGGCCAAGGAGCCTTGGTCACGCTGCTGTTTAATGTGCTGGTGACTTCCGCCCCCCACGAGTTGGCCGCCGATGTCGGCTCGCTCCGCGGCGTGACACAAAACTTGGCCGCGGCGGTCGGGACAGCGCTCATGGGGACGCTGTTGGTGGGGGTCTTGCAGATTCTGATCGATCGCGAGTTACTGGATAATCCGGTTATCTCCTCGGAATTCAAGGTGGCCTCGCAATTTGATTTAAATAGCGTCAACTTTATCCACAATGACCAGCTCCAAGAGCGTCTGGCCGACACCAAAGCCACGCCCGCCAAAGTCGAGGAAGCTGTCCGGATTAATACCAATTCCCGGCTGCGTGCATTGAAAATTGGCTTTGTGATGCTGTCAATGTTATCCTTGGTGGCGATGATTCCTTGTGCCTGGCTACCCGATTACCGTCCCGGGGAAATCCCCGCCGGGCCAGACCCTTCCGACGCCATTTCCGAATCACGCGCAACATGA
- a CDS encoding transglutaminase family protein translates to MKQLRITHDTTYYYHQPVTFGPHRALMRPREGHDVNIVGGRLEIEPAADIRWLRDCDGNSVAILSFKETAPKLRVMMEIDVNLRDDNPIECLIDPEARMFPFQYAPDEQVALVPYRLPSYPYTGSQLHQWLSCLYHPGQVIDTFELLNKLNEHIYKSLQYNVRYDHGVQLPNETLQKGSGSCRDYAVLMMEAARYWGFASRFVTGYIQMGEGQHGSTHAWTEIYLPGAGWRGFDPTNNKLADIEHISVAVAREQEKAMPLSGSWEGPADAFDRLEVSVQVVAKNQQPPSASVAAPLSALNQSPSNNGPTGSSAPDPAIVEQSDTAPVPQ, encoded by the coding sequence ATGAAGCAACTACGTATCACGCACGATACCACCTATTATTACCATCAACCGGTGACTTTTGGTCCTCATCGCGCGCTCATGCGACCCCGCGAGGGGCATGATGTGAATATCGTCGGTGGCAGACTGGAAATCGAACCCGCCGCCGATATCCGCTGGCTGCGGGACTGTGACGGTAACTCCGTGGCCATTCTTTCCTTCAAAGAGACCGCCCCTAAATTGCGGGTCATGATGGAAATTGACGTCAACCTGCGCGATGATAATCCCATCGAATGCCTCATCGACCCCGAAGCGCGGATGTTTCCCTTTCAGTACGCGCCGGACGAGCAAGTGGCCCTGGTCCCCTATCGGCTCCCCAGTTACCCTTATACAGGATCGCAATTGCACCAATGGCTCAGTTGTCTGTATCATCCCGGCCAGGTGATCGATACCTTTGAACTACTCAATAAACTCAACGAGCACATATATAAGTCATTGCAATACAATGTGCGTTACGATCATGGCGTGCAGCTACCCAATGAAACACTACAAAAAGGGAGCGGCTCTTGCCGCGATTACGCCGTCCTGATGATGGAAGCCGCCCGCTACTGGGGCTTTGCCTCGCGCTTTGTCACGGGTTATATCCAAATGGGCGAAGGCCAGCACGGTTCCACCCATGCTTGGACCGAAATTTACCTCCCCGGGGCCGGCTGGCGGGGATTTGATCCCACCAATAACAAACTCGCCGATATCGAGCATATCTCGGTCGCGGTCGCCCGCGAGCAGGAAAAAGCCATGCCGCTGTCGGGTTCCTGGGAAGGACCCGCCGATGCCTTTGACCGACTCGAGGTCTCTGTCCAGGTGGTCGCCAAAAACCAGCAACCTCCCTCCGCCAGTGTCGCGGCTCCCCTCTCCGCGCTAAATCAATCTCCCTCCAACAACGGACCGACCGGGAGTAGCGCCCCCGATCCAGCCATTGTGGAACAAAGCGATACCGCGCCGGTGCCGCAATAA
- a CDS encoding HdeD family acid-resistance protein: protein MNHAESGLNLSRIGEEYNRLRGSWGWFMALGVALVILGSVAIGWACLREVTIAATWLFGWVMIAAGVAEVVHAFSVTRWSGTLLHLLMGVMYGVVGILTIEKPELSAIIFTQFLAIFFIVSGAFRILAALVNQFPGWGWVLVNGVVTLVLGVMIYKEWPYSGLWFIGLYLGIDMILNGWTWIFLALGLKRLPSLGGAKLGTA from the coding sequence ATGAATCATGCGGAATCCGGTCTTAACCTGTCACGGATCGGCGAGGAATACAATCGCCTACGGGGATCATGGGGCTGGTTTATGGCGCTGGGGGTCGCTCTGGTGATCCTGGGGTCGGTGGCAATCGGCTGGGCTTGCCTGCGCGAAGTCACCATTGCCGCTACCTGGCTCTTTGGCTGGGTCATGATCGCGGCGGGAGTGGCGGAGGTGGTTCATGCCTTTTCGGTGACTCGCTGGAGCGGGACTTTGCTGCATTTGCTCATGGGGGTCATGTATGGCGTCGTCGGAATTTTAACCATCGAAAAGCCCGAGTTAAGCGCGATCATCTTTACCCAGTTTTTAGCAATATTTTTCATCGTTAGCGGAGCGTTTCGCATTCTGGCGGCGCTGGTGAATCAATTTCCCGGCTGGGGTTGGGTGTTGGTCAATGGGGTGGTCACCCTGGTTCTGGGGGTAATGATTTACAAGGAATGGCCCTATTCGGGCTTGTGGTTTATCGGATTGTATTTGGGCATCGACATGATATTAAATGGCTGGACCTGGATTTTTTTGGCCCTCGGCCTCAAACGCTTACCCAGTTTGGGGGGAGCAAAATTAGGCACGGCCTAA
- a CDS encoding efflux RND transporter permease subunit, which yields MMNPGEFSVKNDRILFVSMAFILLGGVVAYLNLGRLEDPEFTIKEALIVTPYPGASAEEVAKEVTNPIETACQQLGQLLRVESESSRGRSVVTAVIKDRYDKTRIPQVWDELRRKVHDAQALLPPAVRGKSLVIDDFGDVYGIFLAISGDGFTQPELRRYAEFLRRELLLVPGVSKVDLFSEQREVVFLEISRQRLSQLGINEQRIYSLLQAKNIAADGGRVRVGEEHIALDPLGSFSSVDDMLDLVIGSDTTGRQLLLRDVASIERGYEEPPRRLLRYDGRPAVGLGISTVQGGNVVTMGEGIRRKLAELKVDQPIGIEIGDINFQPEAVDIATTDFMWNLGKAVTIVFVVLFFTMGRKTGIIIGIVLFLTIMATFMVMYLKGGLLMERISLGALIIALCMLTDNAIIVIEGIKVGIEAGRDKLEVVREVVAQNQWPLFGATAIGIIAFAAIGLSEDRTGEYCNSLFWVIFISLTLSWISSVTITPLLSYLMFNPTAAPTGGKTSAPQPDPYDSLPFRIYRQLLISALRYRWVVVVVSAGLFVLSLFGFTRVAQSFFPPATRPQFMVDCFLPAGTHIEETAAFADTVDRYLRAQAGVTHVSSFIGGGGMRFLLVYTPERENRAYVQFLVDVEDAKKIDGLIDNIQGYLDQNHPNANTIAKKFLLGPGSGGRIQARFQGPDPQILRQLAAQAKQILEADGNALCIRQDWREREKVIRPDLFELQARRNGITRVEVAEALQLGFEGRVVGFYREPGDVGGGTFPQETRLLPIVARPPLAERSDVEIIRSMQIWSPVAGRMIPLNQVVSDVNLEWEDPVVMRRNRNPTITVHADPRSGLPSQLFNRVRAEIEQIELPPGYSFAWGGEYEDSNDARAALARPLPYVLAIMMFIVVCLFNSIRITALIWLVMPLAIIGVTLGLLLTGFPFGFMALLGVIALGGELIKNQIVVLSKILIETEKGKTPYDAILDGGTSKMRPVCMVVLTTVLGSIPLLYDPFFGAMAVCIMFGLLFAAILSLIVTPVLYAMFFGIHEPRATVADWPQSRPNAIKRK from the coding sequence ATGATGAACCCTGGCGAATTTTCCGTAAAAAACGACCGCATCTTGTTTGTCAGCATGGCTTTTATCCTGCTGGGCGGGGTTGTGGCTTATTTAAATTTGGGGCGTTTGGAAGACCCGGAATTTACGATCAAAGAAGCGTTGATCGTGACTCCTTATCCCGGAGCCAGCGCCGAGGAAGTGGCCAAGGAAGTCACCAACCCCATCGAAACGGCCTGCCAGCAATTGGGGCAACTGCTGCGCGTGGAGTCGGAGTCCTCGCGCGGCCGCTCGGTCGTGACGGCGGTCATCAAGGATCGCTATGACAAGACCCGTATTCCGCAAGTATGGGATGAGTTGCGCCGCAAAGTTCATGACGCGCAGGCCCTGTTGCCCCCGGCGGTGCGGGGTAAATCCTTGGTGATTGACGACTTTGGCGATGTCTACGGTATTTTTTTGGCGATTTCCGGGGATGGTTTTACCCAGCCCGAGCTGCGCCGCTATGCCGAATTTTTACGCCGGGAACTGTTGTTGGTTCCGGGAGTCAGCAAGGTCGACCTGTTTAGCGAGCAACGTGAAGTCGTCTTTTTAGAAATTTCTCGTCAGCGGCTTTCACAATTGGGTATCAACGAGCAGCGGATTTATTCGCTGCTCCAAGCCAAAAATATCGCTGCCGACGGGGGCCGCGTGCGCGTGGGAGAAGAACACATCGCGCTCGATCCCCTGGGAAGCTTTTCCTCGGTTGATGATATGCTGGACCTGGTGATTGGCTCCGATACCACGGGACGGCAGTTGTTGCTGCGCGATGTGGCCTCCATCGAGCGCGGCTACGAGGAACCCCCCCGGCGATTGTTGCGGTATGACGGCCGCCCGGCCGTGGGCCTGGGCATCTCCACGGTGCAGGGGGGAAATGTCGTTACCATGGGGGAAGGGATCCGCCGCAAACTGGCCGAGCTAAAAGTGGATCAACCCATTGGCATTGAAATTGGAGATATCAATTTCCAGCCAGAGGCGGTCGATATCGCCACAACCGACTTTATGTGGAATTTGGGCAAGGCCGTCACCATCGTCTTTGTGGTGCTGTTCTTTACCATGGGCCGCAAGACGGGCATCATCATTGGCATTGTGCTCTTTTTGACGATCATGGCCACATTTATGGTCATGTATCTCAAGGGGGGGTTGCTGATGGAGCGGATCTCGCTTGGCGCGTTGATTATCGCGCTTTGCATGCTGACGGATAACGCGATCATCGTGATCGAAGGGATCAAAGTCGGTATTGAGGCGGGACGCGATAAACTGGAAGTCGTGCGGGAGGTCGTCGCCCAAAATCAATGGCCGCTGTTTGGCGCGACCGCCATTGGCATTATCGCCTTTGCCGCAATCGGATTGTCCGAGGATCGCACCGGGGAATACTGCAATTCGCTCTTTTGGGTGATCTTTATTTCGCTCACGCTCAGTTGGATTTCCTCGGTTACCATCACGCCCTTGCTGAGCTACCTGATGTTCAACCCCACCGCCGCGCCAACGGGCGGTAAAACCAGCGCGCCCCAACCGGATCCTTATGACTCGTTGCCATTTCGAATTTACCGCCAATTGCTGATTAGCGCGCTGCGCTACCGCTGGGTTGTCGTTGTGGTCAGCGCGGGGCTGTTTGTGCTGTCGTTATTTGGCTTTACCAGGGTCGCTCAAAGTTTTTTCCCCCCCGCGACCCGGCCGCAGTTTATGGTTGATTGCTTTTTGCCCGCCGGCACGCATATTGAGGAAACCGCCGCCTTTGCCGATACGGTCGACCGGTATTTGCGCGCCCAAGCGGGCGTCACCCACGTTTCGTCGTTTATTGGGGGCGGGGGAATGCGGTTTTTGCTGGTGTATACCCCCGAACGGGAAAATCGCGCTTATGTGCAATTTTTGGTGGATGTGGAAGACGCCAAAAAGATTGACGGTCTGATTGATAATATTCAAGGCTACCTGGATCAAAACCACCCCAACGCCAACACCATTGCCAAAAAATTTCTATTAGGTCCGGGGAGTGGCGGCCGCATCCAGGCCCGCTTTCAGGGGCCTGATCCCCAAATCCTGCGGCAGTTGGCCGCGCAGGCCAAGCAAATTCTAGAGGCGGATGGCAACGCCCTGTGCATCCGCCAAGATTGGCGCGAACGCGAAAAAGTCATCCGTCCCGATCTCTTTGAATTACAAGCCCGCCGCAATGGCATTACGCGGGTCGAAGTGGCCGAAGCGTTGCAATTAGGCTTTGAAGGGCGGGTGGTCGGATTTTACCGCGAGCCGGGTGACGTGGGGGGAGGGACTTTTCCCCAGGAAACGCGGTTGCTCCCCATTGTGGCCCGCCCCCCCCTGGCGGAACGAAGCGACGTGGAAATCATTCGCAGCATGCAAATCTGGAGTCCGGTCGCCGGGCGGATGATCCCGCTTAACCAGGTGGTTTCCGATGTTAATTTGGAGTGGGAAGACCCCGTGGTCATGCGCCGTAACCGCAATCCCACGATCACCGTTCATGCCGATCCGCGCTCCGGCCTTCCCAGCCAGTTGTTTAACCGGGTGCGCGCGGAAATCGAACAGATTGAACTACCCCCCGGTTACTCCTTTGCCTGGGGAGGCGAATACGAGGATTCCAACGACGCGCGGGCCGCGCTGGCCCGGCCGCTTCCCTATGTCCTGGCGATCATGATGTTCATCGTGGTTTGTCTGTTTAATTCCATCCGCATTACTGCGCTCATCTGGCTTGTGATGCCCCTGGCGATCATTGGCGTCACGCTGGGACTGCTATTGACCGGTTTTCCCTTTGGTTTTATGGCGCTCTTGGGCGTGATTGCCCTAGGGGGAGAACTGATCAAAAATCAGATTGTGGTGCTCAGCAAAATCCTGATCGAAACGGAAAAAGGCAAAACGCCGTATGATGCGATTTTGGATGGCGGCACCAGCAAGATGCGGCCCGTCTGCATGGTGGTGCTTACAACCGTGTTAGGATCCATTCCGCTGTTGTATGATCCGTTTTTTGGGGCAATGGCGGTCTGCATCATGTTCGGATTACTCTTTGCCGCGATTTTATCGCTGATTGTCACGCCCGTGTTGTATGCCATGTTTTTTGGCATCCACGAGCCACGGGCAACCGTGGCGGACTGGCCGCAAAGCAGACCCAACGCGATTAAAAGGAAATAA
- a CDS encoding efflux RND transporter periplasmic adaptor subunit codes for MRQHITGYPLNQVDARKACFEQRATVNLLLGIVLLGICVVAGCGPASTEAPALIRPVKTMVVTAGRGTQIRVFPGKVEATKRVELAFQVSGLIVNLPIKEGQKVAKGEVIASLRLDDFQAPLKSLLAQLDQARASLRALQAGERIEERTRREAAVRAAEARLANARSNLDRSTQLLQSRTISREVFEANETALRVATEEHKAAVQLLEKGTIGRQEDIEAQEAAVRSLEARVVVAELQLNDATLRAPYDGVIARRLVEVNQNIRAKEPVVQFQDVDEIDIQVDVPETIMAADLRTADIVRLAAEFSAAPGVEFPVQVREIAQVADPVTQTFQVRATMLAPPDIRLLPGMTANVTLEYRRARVLGEQIQVPISAIYKSASGEQIVWVIGNDQTAIPRPVKLGAASGGMVEIISGLAVGDRIAIAGVTQIRQGMKVRDLGNALGGGNDLAARGAA; via the coding sequence ATGCGGCAGCATATAACCGGTTATCCGTTGAATCAGGTGGATGCACGGAAGGCTTGTTTTGAACAACGTGCAACGGTGAATCTGCTTTTGGGAATTGTCCTCTTGGGGATTTGTGTTGTGGCGGGCTGCGGTCCCGCCTCTACCGAAGCCCCGGCACTCATCCGGCCAGTAAAAACCATGGTGGTGACCGCGGGTCGGGGGACGCAAATCCGCGTCTTTCCCGGTAAAGTCGAAGCTACGAAACGAGTGGAACTGGCGTTTCAGGTTAGCGGCCTGATTGTCAATTTGCCGATCAAAGAGGGGCAAAAAGTCGCCAAAGGGGAGGTCATCGCTAGCTTGCGGTTGGACGACTTTCAGGCTCCGTTAAAAAGTTTGCTCGCCCAGTTGGATCAGGCGCGGGCGTCGCTAAGGGCGTTGCAGGCGGGAGAGCGAATAGAAGAACGAACCCGCCGCGAGGCGGCGGTGCGGGCGGCGGAGGCGCGACTGGCCAACGCCCGGTCAAATTTGGACCGTTCCACCCAACTACTTCAATCGCGGACCATCTCGCGCGAGGTATTTGAAGCGAATGAAACTGCGCTGCGCGTGGCGACCGAAGAACACAAAGCGGCGGTGCAACTGCTGGAAAAAGGGACCATTGGCCGCCAGGAGGATATCGAGGCCCAGGAGGCGGCGGTGCGATCACTGGAGGCGCGGGTGGTTGTGGCGGAATTGCAGCTAAACGACGCGACCCTGCGCGCTCCCTACGATGGCGTGATTGCCCGCAGGTTGGTGGAAGTTAACCAAAATATTCGGGCCAAGGAACCCGTGGTGCAGTTTCAGGACGTGGACGAAATCGATATTCAAGTGGATGTCCCCGAGACAATCATGGCGGCGGATTTGCGCACCGCGGATATTGTCCGTCTGGCCGCCGAATTTAGCGCCGCTCCGGGAGTGGAGTTTCCCGTGCAAGTGCGCGAGATCGCCCAAGTGGCGGACCCTGTCACCCAGACTTTTCAGGTGCGGGCCACTATGCTGGCTCCCCCCGATATTCGTTTATTACCCGGCATGACGGCCAATGTCACCCTTGAATACCGCCGCGCCCGGGTATTGGGAGAGCAGATTCAAGTTCCCATCTCGGCAATTTATAAATCTGCCAGCGGAGAGCAAATCGTGTGGGTGATCGGGAATGATCAAACCGCCATTCCCCGCCCGGTCAAACTGGGAGCGGCCAGTGGCGGGATGGTGGAGATTATTTCGGGCCTGGCTGTCGGCGACCGAATCGCCATCGCCGGAGTGACGCAAATTCGCCAGGGGATGAAAGTACGCGATCTGGGTAATGCGTTGGGTGGCGGAAACGACCTGGCCGCGCGGGGTGCCGCATGA